A window of Nicotiana sylvestris chromosome 8, ASM39365v2, whole genome shotgun sequence genomic DNA:
ACGGCGCCACGACAAGACAAAACACCTTAGCCCACGTGTCAGCTTCTCAACAGCTCAAGAAGTTCCTTACGATTCATCACTTACAAAATCCATACTAAGCAAAAATCTTCCATCTGAACGTGATGATCAAACAATCCTTTTCTTTAACCAAAGTCACTGCATTTTCTTTAAGCCAATCAAAGCACACCCTTTTCACATTCCACTACAAATTCTCCAAAACCAATATGCATGCCTCTTTCAGTGCCAGAGCCACACCCACTGTTAAACATGTTCCAGAGCTAAGCCCTGAAGAAATGGACAGAATACGTGAACAGACATTTCAAAAATACACTAGTGTTAGTGGTTTGGGTGAGAGGAAAGGTAAAGGGGTTGCAATTGTTTGGTTCAGGAATGACTTGAGAGTGTTGGATAATGAGGCTCTTTTTAGAGCTTGGGTTTCATCTGAAGCAATATTGCCTGTTTATTGTGTTGATCCTACACTTTTTGGGACTACCCATTATTTTGGATTGCCCAAAACTGGAGGTAAATcacttcatttttttcttttttcaattggGATTCAATTGTTATTGTACTCCGTGCGTTTCAATTCTTTATGTTTATTTTAGCTAGCTTTTCCAGAATCAGTTGAACTAATTTTTTGGAGTAAAAACCTGACCTGATaaatttggatataaaaatgaaTACTACTATATGGAGTAGTCATTAACGACAAAACTCAAGGAAGCAAAAGATCCATATACATTATACACCAATACAACTAACTAATTGTGATTAAGTTTTCATTTTTGTACATTTACATTATGTCCAGTGATAGTCAGGTGTTTTTAGTGTCATACATAAATGTGAGATTTAAAATTAGAGAAACCTATTTCACTTTTGAGTACTGGAATGAAATGGGTAAATAGAGATACAGAGGATTCATATAACAGACTCAACAAGTTTATGGTTAAGGTGTAGTTGTTTCTTTTGATGTTTTATTTGTGAtccttcttttcaattttctttggtTTAGTTGAATTCATTTGCTTGAATCTTTTATCACTGCCTTTTTGATGAGCTCAAGGTTTGTCTTTTGTATTTGGCAGCTTTAAGGGAACAATTCATCATAGAATGCTTAACCGATTTGAAAAGGAATCTAGTGAAGAGGGGACTTGACCTGTTAATTCAACACGGTAAACCAGAAGAGATTATCCCTTCCCTTGCAAAAGCATTTAAAGCGCACACAGTTAAGGAGCCgcttctttcattttttctttcttcacATTGATGTTTCTTATATGACAACTAGTCAATTTTATATCTGTTAACTACGTAGTAAGGAGGTGTGTGAATGTTACAGGTGTATGCCCACAAGGAAACCTGCAGCGAGGAAGTAAAAGTTGAAAAATTGGTCACAAGAAAATTGCAAGAGTTTGTGCCACCGTCATCTGGTGGAGTAGGCAATGAGCCAAGATCTTTAAATGCTACTAAACTGGAATTATTATGGGGTAGTACTATGTATCATATAGATGATCTTCCATTTGGCTGTGAGAGTTTACCAGATGTGTACACTCAGTTCCGTAAGGTATTATTCTTCACGATATGTTTCTGCGTTAGGGGGCTtgcaattcaggatactttctcATATCTGATCCGTCAGCTGTGTGGTTGATGGTTAAACTTAACAGTCAGTGGAATCCAAATCAAGAATCCGTAATTGCATTAGACTCCCAGCATCACTTGGTCCACCACCAGAGGTTGGAGATTGGGGATGTGTCCCACAAGTTACTGAGCTCGGGCTTCAGTCGGAAAAGGCAGGTCAAACATTAGAGTTGCATAAAAAGAATTGTGGATTACTTTGTGCACATAAATAAAATGTGTATTTTCATGTTTCTGTTTTTCTACAGGTTTCTAAAGGAATGAAGTTTATTGGCGGTGAAAGTGCTGCACTGGGTAGAGTACATGATTACTTTTGGAAGAAGGTGAGAGACCTTTCTTTAATCTGCGATTACTGCACTGCCAATGCTACGGGGATATTTCAAATTTTATATCCGGTTTcttgtcttttcatttcttttagtgTAGGGTATCAGGTAGtgttttgttcatttttttacccctctttttctatttctttggTGCAACGATAGAGTTGTTTGATATTGTCAcgcccgaacctgggcctggacgtaacacgacactcggtgcctgactacatgtgaccgagcgaaccaagtggttggctgaatcaacatgtggtatcataacatactaaatacggagataaactaacacatgctgatatactgaaagtctggatgatataaatcaaagggCGGAAATACTATTACatttctgaaacatatttgcagccaacatagcttaatatgaaaagtccgagactctgtctaactgtcactctagtctatgaagcctctaccgaagtactgaaaacactgactatctgtaaatactgaaaggctgtaaagtaatgataatgccccgaaagaactggggatcaccaaatagctggtacgagaatcctagcgctctgcgtcgtcgacctgtaaatcattacctgcattgtgagatgcaggccctgGGCAAAAAGGGATGTcggtacatttgaattgtactggtatgtaaggcaactgaaagaaagaattataaatgctgaaactgaaactaagctgatatctgagaattgataattgataactgaaatgataactattgaaactgaaactgaaatgataactgataactgataaatgaaatgataactaataaatgataattgaactgataaccgataactgaactgataactggtaactgaactgataactggtaactgatatgataactgataactgaacggtaactaataattgaactgaaaggaaggatatgaatactccctcttctgaatgatgaacaacctgtttatctgaatattaaactgcggcctcaggcccaatatatatatgtgtacaaactgcggcctcgggcccaagtatacgtatacataactgcgacctcaggtccaaaatgcataaagcataaaatGCGGCCTCAGggccaaagatgcataaagcataaactgcggcctcaggcccagagatgcataaagcataaactgcggcctcaggcccaaagatgcataaagcataaactgcggcctcaggcccaaatacaagtgttcaacattcagggatttaaaatcaggaactgagaatcatactgcaatatatgatagtgaaatactgaatcacattgagttacataatactgggatactgaataggactagactgagacatgtattcttgaactgattatgaacactgaaacttcaactgtttatggcatactgagtaatctaccaagactcgggggcatcaaacccaagtctatattgaatacgcactgagctcacaacgtttagaatgaaagtcatgaacgagttatgaagctagagattagaagctctacaactattcaaggaactaggcttaactatatattttgaggcaattgatacgtcgtaaaagaaacgtagtgtagggagaatcattaatattcccaaacatagagagttagcctcacataccttaacttcctgtcttgagcgtaatacaacattcgTCAACCCCTTCAACTTCAAtatatatcaatacaagtcaaagggattccatattagcaataatactcatgttttggtcacttaggcattttctcaaacacttggtggcataaagcttcctagtccttattaatggtgtttctacacccaataacccattctcttgctcctaaataaattctaaagtctcaaatggttataatcaacattattctttatcacccataaggtaaacaacacccttaaccaataatcaacaatcaacaagccaAACCTATAATTGTTCATACTTTTCTATCAAactcatcaactcatatctcatgaacttgagtcaataatcattaatccaatgctagaatcaattagagggtgaagacattacctttttgacgttcaatcttcttgaattcgagttctagggtttcttctctcaacaatgatgccccaaacgaatatctaatgatatggagggtttacccatgttaataagatgttgggatattgaaattaacttagaatcaccattagaacttaccttgggtggtggaaggacccttagggagttaggtttttgagagttctcctatctagagcaagtttttatattTTGGGGCTGTGGGGACGAAATATGGCTTTAAAATGACCCCCCACTAGCGCGCCCGCGCATCTGGAGGCCTGCCCGCGCTAAAcggcagtaacactgcctcaaaattagcgcggccgcgctaaggGCGCGCTACCGGCGCGCATATCGCATACTGTTCTGTAAAATGCGCATAACCTTTTGCACAGAGATCCGTTCGGGCTCCATAATATattgttggaaagctatttcaaaggcctacaacttgCATGCTTTGAGTTTTCCAAAATTCCTTACATATTTGTACTAAACCTTGCTGGAAGACAAACCTTCTGCAAACTTgatcgattttgtcaaatcttatgtacctcactttccatcttgattttgaaacaactattttaccTATAATCATCCCGATAGGACTTCACATGcccaaaatataaccttactactcctttaactcattcattcctgagccgaatttacggggtgttacattatctcccccttgggatcattcgtcctcgaatgattgtcctgactgtaacttctgctaactccggaccttaaacgggtctggtggaaacatgaactttcattaacacttgtatactaaactgaatgaatacctgattactgaactgttgcaatactgaactgaatgactactgcattgactgaatattggtctgccatggatacgtgaatactgaactaacatggatatatgaatattgaacTGGCACGAATATTTGAGTAATCTGAGTACTAAGCTGGCATGAATGTCTAAGTATTGGACTAACATGAGTAGCTGAGTATTGAGCTGACacgagtatctgagtactgaactgatatgaatatctgagtactgaactgacatgagtatctgagtactgaactgacatgagtatctgagtactggaaacttgaatgttataacatgacacgtgaaatactgGCTATACCACCACTAATTATGGtggcaactccaactcataagctaattgaccgaTCCTTCGCAAGAAtctatatggcccaatatagcagagactatgcttccccttcttcccaaatctcataacgctttTCATAAAtgaaactttcagaaacacccaatcatcaacttgaaactctaagtcTCTATGCCGCATgctcgaataggacttttggcggctctgagttttcttcaaacgctcttgaatcaacttaactttctccATTTCCTGATAGACTAAATTTGGTCCCAACAATTCCTCTTCACCAACTTTGAACCAACCAATTGGCGATCTACACCTTCACCCATACAGAGTCTCTCACAGTGCTatcttgatactagaatggtaggtgTTATTATTAGCAAGGTCAATGAGAGGTATGTGATTATCCCAATTACTTTAACATCAAGGACATATCCTCAATTGTTTGAATGATGCGCTCTGCCTGGCCATCTTTTTGAGGATGAAAAACTTGTGCCTAATCCTTTCTGAAAGGacttctaaaagttcattttaaaCTGAGCACCACAATCCGGAATGACGGACAACGGAGTCCCATACATCAGACGATTTCCTGAATGTACAACTCAGTATAATCTTCTACTGAATCTGTAGTTTTTACTTGCAAGAAGCGTGCTAACTTGGTAAGTCGATTTATGATCATCCAATCAAATCATGCTCTTTTAAAATGAACAAGATAATCCCGTTATAAATTTCCATATTTACCATATCCACTCAAAAGTATATGTATCCTGGGATGAAAACACTAGACTTTCTTCTGCTTGACTTTCACTTGCTAGCAATTCGGACAATTGGCCACAAAGTCTGCGACgttctttttcatgtcgttcaaccaataaatctccttggtcatgatgcatatttggggaacctggatggaaagaataccaggaattatgggcttctaacatgatcttccctctttaagtccatctatgtctggaatacacaatctgtcttggtacctcaaagtaccatcatctcccccttattcaaaagccatcgtcttatacttgtgaatcccctctttcaactGCAACACGTAGGGATCATCACATTGTTTCTCATTCTCTTCGGTTACTAAGGAAGAACAAATTCTGTTTTGGACAATAATTCCACCATCTTCAGAATCCGAAAGCCAAACTCTTTGCTTGGCTAAGCGGTGAACTTATTTCACCATAGTTCTCTTGTTTGTCTCAATCATGAGCTACACTTCCCATACTTGATTATCATTCtaagcacttcctgaaaacacttatagcATTGTTGCGATCTAAGTCTTTGACTTGTACTCTACAAttagagtctcgtgcaatggctctaccctcataacacataaataggcatgattttatagcttttctttgatcactttatcatcaataactaagctcggtgataattctactcactttgtgtttcttacacatgctatATATAATCcctgtggtaattatacaattttccctcattaccgaactaattttctttttcatatcccatgctgACTATTTGGGTTTCAAATCACTAACTGGACTTGCAAAAAAAatttcacatcaccccttagaccaaaaGTCTTATACTTGCGGATCCTTCCTTTTTTTTCGGGATTCTAACAACTTTCTTTATCTTCTGCAACTCTTTGCACTTTACGTTAATGATGACTCATCTCCCAACTTACTTCTGagaaatctttcttactaggaaaaactaaattatttacATAAACGGAAAGCTTATGTCTTCATAACTATCCTACATAATCGTATTAATTTAACTCTGCCCACACTGTCAATCCTGGAGAAATCACATTTCGATaattcctaaaggctattcttctatagtttgcTCTCTCACTGCTAGCTGATTTTTTTTCCACTACCACTGTACTTcgggtttaacttaaactctttgggctCTGACACATACGTTCAGTATTTTCAAACtgtcatccactcactagagATAACCTGGCTAAGTGGATCAAATCTCACCTCTACTAGCTCAGCTGAAATTGCTAATTCATTGTATCTACTCAAAACTTACTTAATATCcttttactaaccacctgctagcatcatattttcttttcctgctttgaataactaaaatgaagcataaggttactcctaacttcccttatcatctgaccatattcttttgCCACACACTATCATTTTTTTgaactatgtacatggatcacacttagggaaattcatctgtcttaaacaaaattagaatatctaaccccaaactttctatataatacaaaatcatatcatactataaacATCCGCGGTAATCACTCAGTCACATAACCTAAGGGGGAACtgccatatcttttatcttatGTCAATAACTGCTTCTTATAGTAGCTTACTAGCGTGGTacttctagttctgatttgaataattctaaacaacttaaaatcattccctgaaattcaatattggctgctcttggttctcgtttcatacatcatatcttcttgtcatttgcatgagttgtacgaaatcacatctttggtaataacaaacgtTTCTGACTCCTAAGTATTTTCCCCTTAGTCTCCCTTTTTTTCCAAAACTATAATGACGTATTCTAGGCCATTTGCGGTCAAATTCTTAACCTGCTACACTGTAGGGTCTGACATACAGATACACTACCACACACATCTGATAAATCACTTCATGCACCATCCAGTGAGTCTTGGGTCTTAATCCCTAAAACATGTGAAGATTTCTCTATAATCAttgttacttacattttctttgagaACCCATATGCATCACTGTATACTCACAAGTCACCAGAAATTTTGATACGCTGAAAATGGATATTTGGTAACCATATAACTGAATACTGGCGTACTGAATAATcataaacttgctaactgaaagactgtataactggAAACTGATAACCATATGACATgataactgcttttgtactttctgataaAGTTATGCTCTAATCTGCTatactatccattgcatcccgtttttaacatcctctcaagtctcatatttaccaacctgtactccataatttaccccaatgggcaattatcctctttaggaccttaggtttctcctgcgcatcgcttgggcatccaatacgtttggaattcgataggaagagaaggttacctattgctctaagcttcatggcatgatctagagtagaaagaaatgagacaatcctggatgtcttggtagttaaccgtttatatgagtggccgacacacacatataaaggaaactccactggacacggcttcatagactccctaggactcttgaacctagtgctctgataccaagctttgtcacgccccgaacctgggtctggacgtaacacgacactcggtgcctgactacatgtgaccgagcgaaccaactggccggctgaatcaacatgtggtatcataacatactgaatgcggagataaactaacacatgctgatatactgaaagtctggatgatataaattaAATTGCGGAAATACTATTACatttctgaaacatatttgcagccaacatagcttaatatgaaaagtctgagactctgtctaactgtcactctagtctatgaagcctctactgatgtactgaaaacactgactagctgtaaatactgaaaggctgtaaagtaatgataatgccccgaaagaactggggatcaccaaatagctggtacgagaatcctagcgctctgcgtcgtcgacctgtaaatcattacctgcattgtgagatgcaggccccgggcaaaaagggacgtttgtacatttgaattgtactggtatgtaaggcaactgaaagaaagtattataaatgctgaaactgaaactaagctgatatcTGAGAATTtttaattgataactgaaatgataactattgaaactgaaactgaaatgataactgataactgataaatgaaatgataactaataaatgataactggactgataactggtaactgaactgataactgatatgataactgataactgaacggtaactaataattgaactgaaaggaagtaaggatatgaatactccctcttctgaatgatgaacaacctgtttatccgaatattaaactgcggcctcagcccaacatatatatgtgcacaaactgtggcctcgggcccaagtatacgtatacataactgcgacctctggtccaaaatgcataaaacaTAAACTGTGGCaccaggcccaaagatgcataaagcataaactgcggcctcaggcccagaGATGCATAATgcataaactgcggccttaggcccaaatacaagtgttcaacattcagggatttaaaatcaggaactgagaatcatactgcaatatatgatagtgaaatactgaatcacactgagttatATAATACTgggatactgaataggactagactgagacatgtattcttgaactgattatgaacactgaaacttcaactgtttatggtatactgagtaatctatactaagactcgggggcatcaaacccaagtctatattgaatacgtactgagctcacaacgttcagaatgaaagtcatgaacgagttatgaagctagagaatagaagctctacaactattcaaggaactaggttTAACTATATTTTTTGAGGCAATTGATacatcgtaaaagaaacgtagtgtagggagaatcattaatattcccaaacatagagagttagcctcacataccttaacttcctgtcttgagcataatacaacattcgccaaccccttcaacttcaatctatatcaatacaagtcaaagggattccatattagcaataatactcatgttttggtcacttaggcattttctcaaacacttggtggcataaagcttcatagtccttattaatggtgtttctacacccaataactcattctcttgctcctaaataaattctaaagtctcaaatggttataatcaatattattctttatcacccataaggtaaacaacacccttaaccaataatcaacaatcaacaagccaaacctataattgttcatgcttttctatcaaacccatcaactcatatctcatgaacttgagtcagtaatcattaatccaatgctagaatcaattagagggtgaagacattatctttttgacgttcaatcttcttgaattcaagttctagggtttcttctctcaacaatgatgccccaaacgaatatctaatgatatggagggtttacccatgttaataagatgttgggatattgaaattaacttagaatcaccattagaacttaccttgggtggtggaaggacccttagggagttaggtttttgagagttctcctatctagagcaagtttttatgttttggggctgtagGGGACGAAATATGGCTTTAAAATGACCCCCCACTAGCGCGCCCGCGCATCTGGAGGCCTGCCCGCGCTACTGACCGCGCTAAAcggcagtaacactgcctcaaaattagcgcggccgcgctaaggGCACGCTACCGGCGCGCATATCGCATACCGTTCTGTAAAACGCGCATAACCTTTTGCATAGAGATCCGtttgggctccataatatatcgttggaaagctatttcaaaggcctacaacttccatgctttgagttttcccaaattccttacatATATTTACTAAACCTTGCTGAAAGacagaccttctgcaaacttgatcgattttgtcaaatcttatgtacctcactttccatcttgattttgaaacaactattttacccataatcatcccgatgggacttcaacaacaacaacaacaacaacaacaacccagtataataccacttagtggggtctggggagggtagtgtgtacgcagaccttacccctaccctggggtagagaggctgtttccaaatagacccccgacatccttccctccaagaactttccaccttgctcttggggagactcgaactcacaacctcttggttggaagcggatgggacttcacatgcccaaaatataaccttactagTGCAAGTGCAAGGGTAAAGCTGCATAGGGTAGATGTCCACCCTTCCCCTATATGGGCACTAGCCGGAAACACTTCATGCGCGGGGTTATCCCCTCTCTTTTCTGATCACTATGTTttctatgatcgtcatgcgtTTGGGTGCTGCATTGGTCCCTACGCGTCTTAAACAGTGACAAAATTACCTGGTGTTCTGAAATTAAACCTTTGTCTGTTTCTACTCTACTATAGTTCATCTACTAGATGGCCACGACTTGGGAGATTTGCTGACATGATATTTTTACTGCTTTCTAGTAGAGAGATGCGGCCTTGGTGAATGATGACTCTACATATTCCAATTCTTCTGATCTTTGATTGATTGCAGGATTTATTGAAAGTGTATAAAGTGACACGAAATGGAATGTTAGGACCTGATTATTCTACAAAGTTCTCTCCTTGGCTTGCTTCAGGAAGCCTATCTCCTCGTTTTATATATGAAGAGGTAGAGAACGTCATCTCATATTGTAACGTTTCATTAACAACCTTTGTATGCTAGTAAAGTGTAGAAATTAAGAGAGCTTCATTTGACTTGTCAAGGTGAAGAGATACGAGAAGGAAAGACAATCAAATGATTCGACATACTGGTATAACTTCCTCCCTTCTTCCTCTCGCTTTGCTTGCGATCATGCTTGTATGGTTTTTGTGCCTTTCTATGTTGAAGAAGTCAGTGAGAAGATTGAATCTAATAAATATAGTTTGTTAGTATCAAATAATCTGATGCCCTATATTCCTCACAATATTCATACAACTGATAGGTGTAAATTTGATGCATGATTTCTGTTTTCAGGGTTTTGTTTGAATTGATATGGAGGGATTACTTCAGATTTCTCTCAATCAAGCAAGGAAATTTGCTTTTTCATGCGGGTAAAAAAGACATTCTTATCTGAATGCATATTAACACACCCCATTTTCTAATTAACTCATCAAGAGGAATATTGCTGCCTGCTTTTTATCTAGTATATATAAATATTCTGTAGCTTCATTCTTCTTTTTTCGTCTGGCTATTATCGACATCTGGAAGTATATCTTTATTctttacttgtttgtttttttCCCGTTTAGGTGGTCCCCGAAAAGTAGATATTAACTGGAGCCAAGACCAAACCATGTTTGATGCCTGGAGACGAGGTCAAACCGGGTAAATTCCTATTAGGGGCTGGCCAAGCACCTGTTGTTTAATAAATACATTACCTTCATACAGGGGCTGATGCAAAGGCTTAGTTATGAGTTGGGATGAACCTAATAGTTTTGGCTCGAACCATTTGGTAGAATGCCGAACTAGAACCTATAAAGTTCAAATCCTAGATCCTCGTCTGCCTTCATACCTTGCATGTTGACTGATCCTTTCTCTTCAATCTCAAATGGGATTCCCAGTGGGAAGTTCAAATCTGAGGATAACATGTGAAAATAAATATGTTCTACATTTCATGGGATGCAAAATTGGTAATTTTCCCATTGCAAAATCTGTAGGTATCCTTTAATTGATGCCAACATGAAAGAACTGGCTACTACTGGATTCATGTCAAATCGAGGACGACAGGTACATATGCACTTTATTTTTTAATGTTTGGAAAAAGTACGTGCTAGTTTGCTACCTGGTAAACAGTTCTGGAAGATAAATTCATCAACAAAGACATCAATTTACCGCATTCTaattattttatcatttttccaGATTGTGTGTTCTTTTCTTATTCGAGATATGGGCATTGACTGGCGGATGGGAGCTGAATGGTTTGAGACATGCCTCTTGGATT
This region includes:
- the LOC104241593 gene encoding cryptochrome DASH, chloroplastic/mitochondrial isoform X1, which gives rise to MIKQSFSLTKVTAFSLSQSKHTLFTFHYKFSKTNMHASFSARATPTVKHVPELSPEEMDRIREQTFQKYTSVSGLGERKGKGVAIVWFRNDLRVLDNEALFRAWVSSEAILPVYCVDPTLFGTTHYFGLPKTGALREQFIIECLTDLKRNLVKRGLDLLIQHGKPEEIIPSLAKAFKAHTVYAHKETCSEEVKVEKLVTRKLQEFVPPSSGGVGNEPRSLNATKLELLWGSTMYHIDDLPFGCESLPDVYTQFRKSVESKSRIRNCIRLPASLGPPPEVGDWGCVPQVTELGLQSEKVSKGMKFIGGESAALGRVHDYFWKKDLLKVYKVTRNGMLGPDYSTKFSPWLASGSLSPRFIYEEVKRYEKERQSNDSTYWVLFELIWRDYFRFLSIKQGNLLFHAGGPRKVDINWSQDQTMFDAWRRGQTGYPLIDANMKELATTGFMSNRGRQIVCSFLIRDMGIDWRMGAEWFETCLLDYDPCSNYGNWTYGAGVGNDPREDRYFSIPKQAQNYDPEGEFVAYWLPELRALPREKRHSPGMMYLKPIVALKHGYTKKTGDSKVAFSSRRAKPEDNRRKGHGDRRMY
- the LOC104241593 gene encoding cryptochrome DASH, chloroplastic/mitochondrial isoform X2; translation: MIKQSFSLTKVTAFSLSQSKHTLFTFHYKFSKTNMHASFSARATPTVKHVPELSPEEMDRIREQTFQKYTSVSGLGERKGKGVAIVWFRNDLRVLDNEALFRAWVSSEAILPVYCVDPTLFGTTHYFGLPKTGALREQFIIECLTDLKRNLVKRGLDLLIQHGKPEEIIPSLAKAFKAHTVYAHKETCSEEVKVEKLVTRKLQEFVPPSSGGVGNEPRSLNATKLELLWGSTMYHIDDLPFGCESLPDVYTQFRKSVESKSRIRNCIRLPASLGPPPEVGDWGCVPQVTELGLQSEKVSKGMKFIGGESAALGRVHDYFWKKDLLKVYKVTRNGMLGPDYSTKFSPWLASGSLSPRFIYEERYEKERQSNDSTYWVLFELIWRDYFRFLSIKQGNLLFHAGGPRKVDINWSQDQTMFDAWRRGQTGYPLIDANMKELATTGFMSNRGRQIVCSFLIRDMGIDWRMGAEWFETCLLDYDPCSNYGNWTYGAGVGNDPREDRYFSIPKQAQNYDPEGEFVAYWLPELRALPREKRHSPGMMYLKPIVALKHGYTKKTGDSKVAFSSRRAKPEDNRRKGHGDRRMY